In the genome of Bremerella sp. JC817, one region contains:
- a CDS encoding sigma-70 family RNA polymerase sigma factor encodes MWPETDKTQQLLDGARNGDTSARDALLQRHRDSLRRMIEMRLDKRIQQRVDASDIVQEVLVDANRRLTDYLAEPKMPFHLWLRHMAKDRIIDAHRRHRVSGKRSVDREQNLNVGFNMDQSSVDLAAQLCDQNTTPGAAATMQELHIRFQAAIEELDDQDREVVIMRHFEQLSNQDVAAALDLTPAAASMRYLRAIRRLRALLGPTAVDE; translated from the coding sequence ATGTGGCCGGAAACCGACAAAACGCAGCAGCTCCTGGACGGAGCCCGAAATGGAGACACTTCGGCTCGCGATGCGCTTCTTCAGCGTCATCGCGATTCGCTGCGCCGTATGATCGAGATGCGGCTTGATAAACGCATCCAGCAACGAGTCGACGCCAGCGACATTGTCCAGGAAGTTCTGGTCGACGCCAACCGCCGCCTGACCGATTACCTGGCAGAACCCAAGATGCCGTTCCATTTGTGGCTGCGGCATATGGCCAAAGATCGGATTATCGATGCCCATCGTCGGCACCGCGTCAGCGGCAAGCGGAGCGTCGACCGCGAGCAGAACTTGAACGTCGGGTTCAACATGGACCAGTCGTCGGTCGACCTCGCCGCCCAGCTGTGCGATCAAAATACCACGCCTGGGGCAGCGGCAACCATGCAAGAGCTGCATATCCGCTTTCAGGCCGCCATCGAAGAACTGGACGACCAGGATCGCGAAGTGGTCATCATGCGACACTTCGAACAACTCTCGAACCAGGACGTTGCCGCGGCGCTCGATCTGACACCGGCCGCGGCCAGCATGCGGTACCTGCGTGCGATCCGTCGTTTACGAGCCTTGCTGGGACCCACCGCCGTCGACGAATAA
- a CDS encoding serine/threonine-protein kinase, whose protein sequence is MATDQDHIDEQLAQLLDELTQRMQKGEVVDLDTVVQEHPHLAADLKEVWGAVMLADAVALNLSVTQPGPDEKPMPEKLSQLQLPIRFGDYELLEEIGRGGMGVVYRARQVSLNRIVAVKMILKAQLASEDELSRFLAEAESAARLSHPGIVPVYEVGQRDGRYYFSMKYIEGETLSQRLARGPMPAKEAAQMMRIVASAVHEAHQHGILHRDLKPSNILIDKTGSPVVTDFGLAKQVTSDVDSITRSGAILGTPAFMAPEQASGDRGAVGVRSDVYGLGTILFAMLTGQPPFQGRTPVDVLLKVLEQDPPFPHHVNPRCDRDLEMITLRCMQKPTDLRYPNAQSLCDDFEAYLNDEAISARSGQFLQVFSRLFRETHNAQVLENWGLLWMWHSLVLLICCLATQYLQWNQDGHRWHYIAIWTVISGIWAACFWYLRRRMGPVTFVERQIAHVWGAGLIGVACLFPIEWLLGLAPLELSPLLAIISGMIFLIKGGILTGWFYFQALALFACSIPMAIYPDAAHILFGIVAAGSFFIPGLQYYRQRLRVRREVLASSGSTFVE, encoded by the coding sequence ATGGCCACCGATCAGGATCACATCGACGAACAACTGGCCCAGCTGCTGGACGAGTTGACCCAGCGAATGCAAAAGGGGGAAGTGGTCGATCTGGATACCGTCGTCCAAGAGCATCCGCACCTAGCGGCAGATTTGAAGGAAGTGTGGGGCGCGGTCATGCTGGCTGATGCCGTCGCGCTGAATCTCTCCGTAACCCAGCCCGGCCCCGATGAAAAGCCGATGCCGGAGAAGCTCTCGCAGCTGCAGTTGCCGATTCGCTTTGGCGACTACGAACTGCTGGAAGAGATTGGCCGCGGGGGAATGGGGGTCGTCTACCGTGCCCGCCAGGTGAGTCTCAACCGGATCGTCGCGGTCAAGATGATCCTCAAGGCACAGCTTGCCTCGGAAGATGAACTGAGCCGCTTTCTGGCGGAAGCCGAGTCCGCCGCCCGGCTCAGCCACCCTGGGATCGTTCCGGTATACGAAGTGGGGCAACGCGATGGCCGTTACTACTTCAGCATGAAATACATCGAAGGGGAGACGCTTTCGCAGCGTCTGGCCCGGGGGCCAATGCCCGCCAAAGAAGCGGCCCAGATGATGCGGATCGTGGCCAGTGCCGTGCACGAAGCGCATCAGCATGGCATTCTGCACCGCGATCTGAAGCCGTCAAATATCTTGATCGACAAAACAGGCTCGCCAGTGGTGACCGACTTTGGGCTGGCGAAACAGGTCACCAGCGATGTCGACAGCATCACCCGCAGTGGTGCCATCCTCGGAACGCCTGCTTTCATGGCGCCAGAGCAGGCCAGTGGCGACCGAGGTGCCGTCGGCGTCCGCAGCGATGTCTATGGACTGGGGACGATCTTGTTTGCCATGTTAACCGGGCAGCCTCCGTTTCAAGGACGTACGCCGGTCGATGTGCTGCTGAAAGTTCTCGAGCAGGATCCGCCATTTCCGCACCATGTCAATCCGCGCTGCGATCGTGATCTCGAGATGATTACGCTGCGCTGTATGCAGAAGCCAACCGACTTGCGGTATCCCAACGCCCAGTCGCTGTGCGACGACTTCGAGGCGTACCTCAACGATGAAGCGATCTCGGCTCGCAGTGGACAATTCCTGCAGGTGTTCTCGCGGCTGTTCCGCGAGACACACAACGCCCAGGTCTTAGAGAACTGGGGCCTGCTGTGGATGTGGCATAGCCTGGTGCTGCTGATTTGCTGCCTGGCAACACAGTACCTGCAATGGAACCAGGATGGTCACCGTTGGCATTACATCGCCATCTGGACGGTGATCTCAGGAATCTGGGCGGCTTGCTTCTGGTATCTACGGCGCCGAATGGGACCGGTGACCTTTGTCGAGCGTCAGATCGCTCACGTATGGGGGGCAGGTCTGATTGGCGTGGCTTGCCTGTTTCCGATTGAATGGCTGTTGGGACTGGCACCGCTCGAGCTGTCGCCTTTGCTGGCGATCATCTCAGGCATGATCTTCCTGATTAAGGGAGGTATCCTGACAGGCTGGTTTTACTTCCAAGCCCTCGCGCTCTTCGCGTGCAGTATTCCGATGGCGATCTATCCTGACGCTGCCCACATTCTGTTTGGCATTGTCGCCGCAGGCAGCTTCTTTATTCCAGGTCTGCAGTATTACCGGCAGCGACTCCGCGTGCGACGCGAAGTCTTAGCGAGCAGCGGTTCTACTTTTGTAGAATGA
- a CDS encoding hemin uptake protein HemP: protein MNTSQRDANITSPASNGHENAPAPQFTKRTIQSEEIMAGEKEVWIQHGDAIYRLCETKSGKLILQK, encoded by the coding sequence ATGAATACGTCGCAACGTGATGCCAACATCACCTCGCCCGCCTCAAACGGACACGAAAACGCCCCTGCTCCCCAGTTCACCAAACGGACCATCCAGTCCGAGGAGATCATGGCCGGAGAGAAAGAAGTTTGGATCCAGCATGGCGATGCGATCTATCGCTTGTGCGAGACCAAATCAGGCAAGCTCATTCTACAAAAGTAG